From the genome of Thermogutta terrifontis, one region includes:
- a CDS encoding bifunctional glycosyltransferase/class I SAM-dependent methyltransferase, translating to MIPVYNERWTLAEVVRRVLAAPVSLGMEIVIVDDGSTDGSYELALRLAEQDSRIKVIRHRRNMGKGAAIRTAISHLSGDIAVIQDADFEYDPQDFPALLAPILKGQADAVFGSRFIGHTRRVLFFWHTLVNKFLTLVSNMVNDLNLTDMETGYKAIRTDVLKRLRLNARTFTIEPELTCRLAQWGARIYEVPVSYFGRTYAEGKKINAWDGIKALGAILYYRFIDTQFTHDEGFATLRSCQRAAAYSKWIVDQARPYLGRRILEAGAGIGNISPFFLHAERLVLADCNPAYCRMLRYRFEGRENVRVDEADLTAPDSYQQWREDKLDTVFCSNVLEHLPNDADVLKQFYQILEEGGHCIIIVPAEPRLFGEIDQAVGHYRRYTVADLVAKMEAAGFQVVFTRQFNRLGAAGWFVSSKVLRRRQLDPRSMRWFGRITPLAKLLDYFLPWPGMSLIVVGRKPQRQLLRAAA from the coding sequence TTGATTCCCGTATACAACGAAAGGTGGACGCTTGCGGAAGTCGTTCGCCGGGTCCTGGCGGCTCCCGTATCTCTTGGCATGGAAATCGTCATCGTGGATGACGGCTCCACGGATGGATCGTACGAACTGGCTCTGCGATTGGCCGAACAGGATTCGCGGATCAAAGTGATTCGCCACCGCAGAAACATGGGGAAAGGGGCGGCCATTCGCACAGCTATTTCTCACCTTTCCGGAGACATTGCCGTCATTCAGGATGCCGATTTCGAGTATGATCCCCAGGATTTTCCGGCTCTTCTTGCGCCGATTCTCAAAGGGCAGGCCGACGCGGTTTTCGGTTCCCGGTTTATCGGTCACACCCGTCGGGTGCTCTTCTTCTGGCACACGCTGGTGAACAAGTTTCTCACGCTGGTTTCCAACATGGTCAACGATCTGAATCTGACCGACATGGAGACCGGCTACAAGGCCATTCGCACCGACGTACTTAAGCGCTTGCGTCTCAATGCCCGCACCTTCACGATCGAGCCTGAGCTTACCTGCCGCCTGGCACAGTGGGGGGCACGGATTTACGAAGTGCCGGTTTCCTATTTTGGCCGAACATACGCCGAAGGTAAGAAAATCAACGCTTGGGATGGCATCAAGGCGCTGGGCGCAATCCTTTACTACCGTTTTATCGACACACAATTTACCCACGACGAGGGATTTGCCACGCTGCGCTCGTGCCAGCGTGCGGCCGCCTATTCCAAGTGGATTGTGGACCAGGCACGACCGTACCTCGGGCGAAGAATTCTCGAAGCGGGAGCAGGAATTGGCAATATTTCGCCATTCTTCCTCCATGCCGAGCGCCTGGTCCTTGCCGACTGCAACCCCGCCTATTGCCGCATGTTGCGATATCGGTTTGAAGGCCGGGAAAACGTCCGCGTGGACGAAGCCGATCTGACCGCCCCCGACAGCTATCAACAGTGGCGAGAGGACAAGCTCGATACGGTGTTTTGCAGCAATGTGCTGGAACACCTCCCAAACGACGCGGATGTCTTGAAGCAATTCTATCAAATCCTGGAAGAAGGAGGGCACTGCATCATCATCGTTCCTGCGGAGCCTCGCCTGTTCGGCGAAATAGATCAGGCGGTCGGGCACTATCGGCGCTACACCGTGGCGGATCTGGTCGCCAAGATGGAGGCCGCTGGCTTTCAGGTAGTTTTCACCCGGCAGTTCAATCGCCTGGGCGCGGCAGGCTGGTTTGTAAGTTCAAAAGTTCTGCGTCGTCGCCAGCTCGACCCAAGAAGCATGCGGTGGTTTGGAAGGATCACCCCGTTGGCAAAATTGCTGGACTATTTCCTTCCCTGGCCGGGAATGTCACTGATCGTGGTGGGACGTAAACCTCAAAGACAGCTTTTGCGAGCGGCTGCTTGA
- a CDS encoding YebC/PmpR family DNA-binding transcriptional regulator, which translates to MAGHSHWASIKHKKATVDAKRGKIWSKVSKAIIIAARIGGGDPKMNPRLRAAIEAAKAVGMPKDNIQRAIKRGTGEIEGAALEEVTYEGYGPGGVAIMCDVLTDNRNRTAAEIRKCFELHNGKLGSTGCVAWMFETKGLFLVPANQVSEERLMEVALEAGAEDIKQVGDKFEVTCDPSKFSDVSEALDRAGIPCDSREVTRIPKDYVDLDADTARKVLKLMEELDEHDDVQNVSANFNIPDEVMAELGQS; encoded by the coding sequence ATGGCCGGGCATTCGCACTGGGCAAGCATCAAACATAAAAAGGCTACCGTGGACGCCAAGCGGGGAAAGATCTGGAGCAAGGTGTCCAAGGCGATCATTATTGCGGCCCGAATCGGGGGTGGAGATCCGAAAATGAATCCTCGATTGCGGGCTGCTATTGAAGCCGCCAAGGCCGTCGGCATGCCCAAGGATAACATCCAGCGGGCGATTAAACGCGGCACGGGCGAAATCGAGGGCGCGGCTCTGGAAGAAGTCACCTACGAAGGTTATGGACCCGGCGGTGTGGCAATCATGTGCGACGTCCTCACCGATAATCGCAATCGGACCGCCGCGGAAATCCGTAAGTGCTTTGAGCTTCACAATGGAAAGCTGGGAAGCACCGGATGCGTGGCCTGGATGTTCGAGACCAAGGGGCTGTTCCTTGTGCCTGCGAACCAGGTCTCTGAGGAGCGGTTAATGGAGGTGGCATTAGAGGCCGGGGCGGAAGACATTAAACAGGTGGGAGACAAGTTCGAGGTCACCTGTGATCCAAGCAAGTTCTCGGATGTAAGTGAGGCGCTGGACCGGGCCGGCATCCCCTGTGATTCTCGGGAAGTGACCCGCATTCCCAAAGATTACGTGGACCTGGATGCAGACACGGCGAGGAAAGTGTTGAAACTCATGGAAGAGCTTGACGAACACGACGATGTCCAAAACGTGTCGGCAAACTTCAACATTCCCGATGAGGTGATGGCGGAGCTTGGGCAGTCCTAA
- the nikR gene encoding nickel-responsive transcriptional regulator NikR codes for MSKIVRFSVSLERDLLKRFQRYCREERFATRSEAIRQLIHDSLARRAWIEDAEDVAGTLTLVYDHHRSQLRDQLMKLQHDHHNLIISVVHAHLTHDLCLEVILLRGPARQLREIAARLRGLKGVHKGELVIGTVPHEDSQK; via the coding sequence GTGTCAAAGATCGTCCGCTTTTCCGTTTCGCTGGAGCGAGACCTTTTGAAGCGGTTTCAGCGATACTGCCGCGAAGAGCGTTTTGCCACCCGCAGCGAGGCGATTCGCCAGCTCATCCACGACTCGCTGGCCCGACGGGCATGGATCGAAGATGCGGAAGATGTCGCGGGGACATTGACGCTGGTGTATGATCATCATCGGAGTCAACTCCGCGACCAGCTCATGAAGCTCCAGCACGACCATCATAATCTGATTATCTCGGTGGTGCATGCGCACCTGACGCATGACCTGTGCTTGGAGGTCATCCTGCTGCGGGGACCAGCGCGGCAACTCCGCGAAATTGCGGCCCGGCTCCGCGGACTGAAAGGCGTTCACAAAGGAGAACTTGTCATCGGGACTGTTCCTCACGAAGACTCCCAGAAATAG
- a CDS encoding M24 family metallopeptidase, which translates to MMTKHDPAYFNERREKLRRRMKREQLVGFLVSKPENVTYLTGFSGEDSYLLVTLDHAILISDSRFTEQIREECPGLEAYIRPGGVSLVQAAARLIKKTKLSTVGVEAGSLSVASFGKLQDAVNRVEFAKTENWIEEHRAIKDKEELQRIRTAVTIAQRAFQAVRATLRPDQSEKEVADLLDHQMRLLGARRSAFPTIVGVGPRAALPHVIPTSKKIGEDVFVLVDWGADEGWYKSDLTRVIPTGRIAPKFAKVYTTVLKAQKAAIDAIRPGVTAEDVDRAARQVIEEAGLGRLFGHGLGHGVGLEIHELPRLGPKVQTVLRPGMVVTVEPGIYIPNWGGVRLEDDVLVTRDGHEVLTSLPKELDEVSTL; encoded by the coding sequence ATGATGACGAAGCATGATCCGGCCTATTTCAATGAGCGGCGAGAGAAACTACGGCGCCGCATGAAACGCGAGCAACTGGTGGGCTTTCTGGTCAGCAAGCCCGAGAATGTCACCTATCTAACCGGCTTTAGCGGTGAGGACAGCTACCTGCTGGTCACGCTGGACCACGCCATTCTGATCAGCGACTCTCGATTCACGGAACAGATTCGCGAGGAGTGCCCGGGGCTGGAAGCCTATATCCGGCCGGGGGGCGTATCCCTTGTCCAGGCAGCCGCGCGACTGATCAAGAAAACCAAACTCAGCACAGTCGGAGTGGAGGCCGGCTCTCTTTCGGTGGCGTCGTTTGGCAAACTGCAGGATGCGGTTAACCGTGTGGAATTCGCTAAGACGGAAAACTGGATCGAAGAGCACCGGGCGATTAAGGACAAGGAAGAACTGCAAAGAATTCGCACGGCAGTGACGATTGCCCAACGGGCTTTCCAAGCCGTGAGGGCGACCCTTCGTCCCGATCAGTCGGAGAAGGAGGTGGCCGACTTGCTCGACCATCAGATGCGCTTGCTGGGGGCACGAAGGTCGGCGTTCCCCACGATTGTGGGGGTTGGTCCTCGGGCAGCGCTGCCGCATGTGATACCGACCTCAAAGAAAATTGGTGAAGATGTATTTGTTTTGGTAGATTGGGGGGCTGATGAAGGATGGTACAAGAGCGACTTGACCCGCGTCATCCCAACTGGTAGAATCGCCCCAAAGTTCGCGAAAGTCTATACCACCGTTCTCAAGGCCCAAAAAGCGGCGATTGATGCGATCCGGCCGGGGGTCACGGCGGAGGACGTGGATCGCGCCGCTCGGCAGGTCATTGAGGAAGCGGGGCTCGGCCGCCTCTTTGGGCACGGTCTGGGACACGGGGTGGGGCTCGAAATCCACGAACTCCCACGCCTGGGGCCCAAGGTGCAGACCGTTCTACGGCCGGGGATGGTGGTAACCGTCGAGCCGGGTATCTACATCCCAAACTGGGGTGGGGTCCGGCTCGAGGACGACGTTCTGGTCACCCGGGATGGACACGAGGTCCTTACCAGCCTTCCCAAAGAGTTGGACGAGGTGAGTACACTCTGA
- a CDS encoding 6-phosphofructokinase gives MSQALKSPDKVESPIKRVAILFSGGPAPAANAVIASAAIAFSRMGIEVLGIRQGYTHLMEYTPDKPLQEGKHFIRLRHEDLELVRSQQGIIIGTARANPGKGVHTYEDLDDPAKTAPLKTVHEALSSLGVDALISIGGDDTLTTAAKFKLFQDRHPNLGRRIAVVHLPKTIDNDYEGIDFTFGYFTAVDMLATQVRNLLADARAAGAYFFVQVMGRKAGWLAYGAGIAGEASLIISLEDIPPEWWTTEETINPKTGQKVIDPETGKPQIREIINLKALANRVVDTIIAREKEGKSYGVVVFAEGMGEYFPLEELRKCVSEEEFAQLEPDPFGHFPVSQIKFTGRIARLVNDLYVERTGKKKKRINSLQFGYEVRCHRPTAFDIILGSQLGVGAYRALIERKLDGVMVSVSGQLQLLYPRFEELMQTGKLRAKERLIRPDEDFHQLPRYLETRVD, from the coding sequence ATGAGTCAGGCCTTGAAAAGTCCGGACAAGGTAGAATCGCCGATCAAGCGTGTGGCCATCTTGTTCTCCGGTGGGCCGGCGCCCGCCGCCAATGCGGTGATCGCCAGTGCCGCGATTGCGTTTTCTCGGATGGGGATTGAGGTGCTGGGCATTCGCCAGGGCTACACGCATCTGATGGAATATACGCCTGACAAGCCTCTCCAGGAGGGTAAGCACTTCATTCGTCTGCGCCACGAGGATCTGGAGTTGGTGCGAAGTCAGCAGGGGATTATTATCGGGACTGCCCGCGCGAACCCTGGAAAAGGGGTCCATACGTACGAAGACCTGGACGACCCCGCGAAGACCGCCCCGCTGAAAACGGTCCATGAGGCGCTGTCATCGCTGGGCGTAGATGCTCTCATTTCCATCGGTGGTGATGATACATTGACCACCGCGGCAAAGTTCAAACTCTTTCAGGATCGCCATCCCAACTTGGGACGCAGAATTGCCGTGGTGCATCTCCCCAAAACCATTGACAACGACTACGAGGGGATCGATTTCACATTCGGATATTTCACCGCGGTGGATATGCTCGCCACCCAGGTTCGCAATCTGCTCGCCGATGCCCGGGCGGCCGGGGCCTACTTCTTTGTTCAAGTCATGGGACGCAAGGCTGGTTGGCTGGCCTACGGAGCAGGAATCGCTGGGGAGGCGTCTCTTATCATCAGTTTGGAAGATATTCCGCCGGAATGGTGGACCACGGAAGAGACCATCAACCCGAAAACAGGGCAAAAGGTGATCGATCCCGAGACAGGAAAACCCCAAATACGGGAAATCATCAACCTTAAGGCCCTGGCCAACCGCGTCGTGGACACGATCATCGCGCGGGAGAAGGAGGGCAAGTCTTACGGCGTGGTGGTGTTTGCCGAAGGCATGGGCGAATACTTCCCGCTGGAGGAGCTCCGCAAGTGCGTTTCGGAAGAGGAGTTTGCCCAGCTCGAACCGGACCCGTTCGGACATTTCCCCGTTTCTCAAATCAAGTTCACGGGCCGTATCGCGCGGCTTGTCAACGATCTTTACGTGGAACGCACAGGCAAGAAGAAAAAACGGATCAACAGTTTGCAGTTCGGCTACGAAGTCCGTTGCCATCGCCCCACGGCGTTTGACATCATTCTCGGCAGCCAGCTCGGGGTAGGTGCGTATCGGGCTCTCATTGAACGGAAACTCGACGGCGTGATGGTTAGCGTCAGCGGTCAGTTGCAGTTGCTCTATCCGCGGTTTGAAGAACTCATGCAGACCGGCAAATTGCGGGCAAAGGAGCGTCTCATCCGTCCCGACGAGGATTTCCATCAACTGCCGCGGTACCTGGAGACCCGCGTCGACTGA
- a CDS encoding J domain-containing protein, which translates to MGAGFDPYYLWLGIPPEEQPPDHYRLLGIGRFEDDPEVIERAADRQIQFLRQMLNTPHGELARKLISEINGARVVLLDPAKKSAYDAQLRGTSVTGGALDVGWMGVSSEAAVRARRRKGGRKRLLTPIRFLWDHPGVTVFLALVLLLISAMVSRFVPPVPPGPSELSAAAAPSSAEESSHPSTSSASATGPAISKTPPDMTGGQAAPPAVAGGDSLGKTQGASVNPAAQGMVREPSAPSYPALSIGARSTPSSPVDAPLRPGLLGRVTVGGEDLGVIVRYLPGDAVAEADLDRLATQYGLQPGEKTVRLIGVIRVKTEATSGVPVHLQVTWEGASWEGVTVSVDGRAIPIPKESQETVWNTSLVLPPGDHSVECSLTGQPWAKSFKLAVSSLAAQPAGGNVAPTEDTSGSLVQVGYTEAILAQVSQLPTLARHTLNSELASLSSAELAFASPDESPGPSATPSAVSGSTPPAQRVPVPSAQDEKLARDQIRQEFRKDYQEATAPAAKVLLARMLLKQGNQETDPVRRFAFYQEARELALSGGDFDLAIQAGEALGLSFELDPWSLHLEAAQTLVRNARSTEQREKLLAQLETLAESAVEEDRYQEAEGLLETAATLAGQLRDNVRKDQFLRRKDDVRRIAAAFESIREHLATLQTAPDDPAANEAVGRFYCFVKQAWQKGLPYLAKGETALIRTVAQADLQKPVQPAAQAQLGDDWWAIAETLSDQEKAAVKRHAGYWYLQCEARLTGEAAQRVRTRLAESGRLINLLGLAAARRITLQGTWQIGPKAIISAPEPVTQIIFHVIPPQEYDLVVDIQPLPLPPPPRGAAQGQRPNPLLDVGRGAFAAGLVQGQHQFLAVVDWTVPNQGVYCFLANCNGRGPDPANPTFQQVQALRGQRLNTLVYSVRKTDVTVTANGVPIIRYTGDFASLTLPQGWGTITASRIFFATRGAMYQITRAELRDLGP; encoded by the coding sequence ATGGGTGCGGGTTTCGACCCTTATTATCTCTGGCTGGGAATCCCACCCGAGGAGCAGCCACCCGATCATTACCGTTTGCTTGGTATCGGACGTTTCGAGGACGATCCGGAAGTCATCGAGCGCGCGGCCGATCGCCAGATTCAATTTCTGCGGCAGATGCTCAATACGCCGCATGGCGAGCTTGCGCGAAAGCTAATCTCCGAAATCAATGGCGCGCGAGTGGTCCTCCTGGATCCGGCAAAGAAGAGCGCGTATGACGCTCAACTTCGGGGAACATCTGTTACTGGAGGCGCGTTGGATGTCGGGTGGATGGGTGTTTCCTCCGAAGCAGCAGTCCGTGCCCGCCGTCGGAAAGGTGGCCGGAAACGCCTTCTGACGCCAATCCGCTTTTTATGGGATCATCCCGGAGTCACGGTCTTTCTGGCGTTGGTGTTGTTGTTGATTTCAGCGATGGTCAGTCGGTTTGTGCCGCCCGTGCCTCCGGGACCATCCGAACTGTCAGCGGCCGCGGCCCCTTCTTCGGCGGAGGAATCGTCGCACCCATCGACGTCATCAGCTTCAGCGACTGGACCGGCCATCTCGAAAACGCCTCCAGACATGACCGGCGGCCAGGCAGCACCACCGGCAGTTGCCGGCGGCGATTCGTTAGGTAAAACCCAGGGAGCTTCCGTTAACCCTGCCGCACAAGGGATGGTGCGGGAACCCTCAGCTCCTTCGTACCCGGCGCTGTCCATTGGGGCCCGTTCCACGCCTTCGTCCCCCGTGGATGCGCCGCTGCGCCCCGGTTTGCTGGGGCGTGTCACGGTCGGTGGGGAAGACCTTGGAGTGATTGTCCGCTATTTGCCGGGCGACGCCGTCGCGGAAGCTGATCTGGATCGTTTGGCGACCCAGTACGGGCTGCAACCTGGAGAGAAGACCGTTCGCCTGATCGGGGTGATTCGCGTGAAAACCGAGGCCACCTCCGGCGTGCCCGTGCATCTTCAGGTCACCTGGGAGGGCGCATCCTGGGAGGGTGTCACGGTCAGCGTGGATGGCCGGGCGATTCCTATCCCCAAAGAATCGCAGGAAACGGTGTGGAACACATCGCTTGTCCTCCCTCCCGGAGATCATTCTGTGGAGTGCTCCCTTACGGGGCAACCTTGGGCCAAATCGTTCAAGCTGGCGGTCAGTTCCCTGGCCGCACAACCGGCAGGCGGGAACGTGGCCCCTACCGAGGACACTTCCGGTTCCTTGGTCCAGGTGGGCTATACCGAAGCCATCCTGGCGCAGGTGAGTCAGCTTCCGACATTGGCCCGACATACACTCAACAGCGAACTGGCTTCTCTCTCTTCAGCGGAACTGGCGTTCGCTTCACCTGACGAGTCGCCAGGGCCTTCTGCAACGCCGTCGGCCGTGTCCGGAAGCACGCCCCCTGCTCAGCGAGTCCCCGTTCCATCCGCGCAGGATGAAAAGCTGGCCCGGGATCAGATACGCCAGGAATTTCGGAAAGACTATCAGGAGGCCACGGCACCAGCGGCCAAAGTTTTGCTCGCACGCATGCTCCTCAAACAGGGAAATCAGGAAACCGATCCCGTTCGGCGATTCGCCTTCTACCAGGAGGCCCGCGAGTTGGCTTTGAGTGGCGGGGATTTCGATTTGGCTATCCAGGCGGGCGAGGCGTTGGGGCTGAGCTTCGAACTGGACCCCTGGTCGCTCCATCTGGAGGCCGCTCAGACCCTCGTACGGAATGCGAGGTCCACCGAGCAGCGAGAGAAACTGCTTGCCCAACTGGAAACGCTGGCAGAATCCGCCGTTGAGGAAGACCGCTATCAGGAGGCTGAGGGTTTGCTTGAAACGGCCGCCACCCTAGCTGGTCAACTTCGCGACAACGTCCGGAAGGATCAGTTCCTGCGGCGGAAGGACGACGTTCGCCGGATTGCGGCAGCCTTTGAGTCGATCCGCGAACATCTGGCCACCCTGCAAACGGCGCCCGACGATCCCGCAGCCAATGAAGCCGTCGGCCGATTCTACTGTTTCGTCAAACAGGCGTGGCAGAAGGGACTGCCCTATTTGGCAAAAGGGGAGACCGCGCTCATTCGGACGGTGGCTCAGGCTGATCTGCAAAAACCGGTGCAACCGGCTGCCCAAGCGCAGCTCGGCGATGACTGGTGGGCGATTGCAGAGACACTTTCGGATCAGGAAAAGGCGGCTGTCAAACGACACGCTGGTTACTGGTATCTTCAGTGTGAAGCCAGGTTGACAGGTGAAGCGGCGCAGCGGGTGCGAACTCGATTGGCGGAATCCGGTCGATTGATTAATCTCCTGGGACTCGCGGCGGCACGTCGGATCACCCTCCAGGGAACCTGGCAGATTGGACCAAAGGCGATTATTTCTGCCCCGGAGCCGGTCACCCAGATCATCTTTCATGTGATCCCACCCCAGGAATACGATTTGGTGGTGGACATCCAGCCGCTTCCACTCCCACCGCCCCCGCGGGGTGCGGCCCAGGGACAGCGTCCCAACCCTTTGCTCGATGTCGGTCGAGGAGCCTTTGCCGCGGGTTTGGTTCAGGGACAGCATCAGTTTCTCGCCGTGGTCGATTGGACCGTGCCCAATCAGGGAGTTTATTGTTTCCTCGCCAATTGCAACGGTCGTGGGCCTGATCCAGCCAATCCCACTTTTCAGCAGGTTCAGGCCCTGCGAGGCCAAAGATTGAACACCCTGGTGTACAGTGTGCGGAAGACGGACGTCACGGTGACGGCCAACGGCGTCCCCATCATCCGTTACACGGGTGACTTTGCGTCGCTTACCCTGCCGCAGGGTTGGGGCACCATTACGGCCTCTCGCATCTTTTTCGCCACCCGCGGGGCGATGTATCAAATCACCCGGGCGGAACTCCGCGATCTGGGACCGTAA
- a CDS encoding ImmA/IrrE family metallo-endopeptidase: protein MLREFTPLAAQFLDEFCQQQLEAAGLAFPPVDAFRLAALLRFEVVFDAAHPQRASCVTLRHGPGGQRLIIVRPEERVERLHWAVAHEVGEFLVAEVIRTWGTPVDDVEPPHREWLANQLARRLLVPHRPFFADLQRLDGDLIALKSRFGTASYEVLARRMLDAPDPSVITVVDQGRITFRRSNVLERVPGLTELEEAVWLRAHQTGLHQRGESGNQDVQVWAIHEPGWKREILRTRAAWMNW, encoded by the coding sequence ATGCTTCGGGAGTTCACGCCGCTTGCCGCTCAATTTCTCGATGAGTTTTGCCAGCAGCAACTGGAGGCCGCCGGCCTGGCTTTTCCGCCGGTGGATGCGTTCCGGCTTGCGGCTCTGCTCAGGTTCGAAGTTGTGTTCGACGCTGCGCATCCCCAGCGGGCAAGTTGCGTCACACTGCGACACGGGCCGGGCGGACAGCGACTCATTATCGTGCGACCCGAGGAGCGCGTAGAACGCCTCCACTGGGCTGTTGCCCATGAGGTGGGGGAATTCCTCGTGGCGGAAGTCATTCGAACCTGGGGAACTCCCGTGGACGACGTGGAACCGCCACACCGGGAATGGCTCGCCAATCAACTGGCCAGGCGTCTGCTTGTTCCCCACCGTCCGTTCTTCGCCGACCTGCAGCGATTGGATGGCGATTTGATCGCTCTCAAGAGTCGTTTCGGCACCGCCAGTTACGAAGTGCTCGCCAGACGGATGCTGGATGCCCCTGATCCATCCGTGATTACCGTCGTGGATCAGGGAAGAATCACGTTCCGTAGAAGTAACGTCCTCGAGCGAGTACCTGGGCTGACCGAGCTGGAAGAGGCGGTCTGGCTTCGCGCTCACCAAACGGGGCTACACCAGCGCGGGGAAAGCGGCAACCAGGACGTACAAGTTTGGGCCATCCATGAGCCGGGCTGGAAGAGGGAAATCCTGCGCACCAGAGCAGCTTGGATGAATTGGTAG
- the accB gene encoding acetyl-CoA carboxylase biotin carboxyl carrier protein, whose protein sequence is MGSNAPDAQKQEPPQPDVFDVARVRELIELMRAHDLSEIDLRSGEKRIRLRRGPEVVPTPAGAPIPMWMPSLPPGVAPSVAAPAAQPPAPSEPPVRETETPPPPKEENIAYIRSPMVGTFYSAPDPDSPPYVKVGDHVNPETIVGIVEAMKVFNELPAEISGKIVAVLVENGEPVEYGQPLFKVDTQG, encoded by the coding sequence ATGGGTTCAAACGCTCCCGACGCTCAAAAGCAAGAACCGCCCCAGCCGGATGTGTTTGATGTGGCCCGTGTTCGGGAACTCATTGAGTTGATGCGGGCACACGACCTCAGCGAGATTGACCTGAGGTCCGGGGAGAAGCGAATTCGCCTCCGCCGCGGGCCGGAAGTCGTGCCCACTCCAGCGGGTGCCCCGATACCGATGTGGATGCCCTCGCTGCCTCCTGGAGTTGCCCCATCGGTCGCGGCACCGGCGGCACAGCCCCCGGCTCCTTCGGAGCCGCCGGTTCGGGAGACTGAGACGCCGCCTCCTCCCAAGGAAGAAAACATCGCCTACATCCGCAGTCCGATGGTGGGAACCTTTTATTCGGCCCCGGACCCCGATTCTCCCCCCTATGTGAAGGTGGGCGACCACGTCAATCCGGAAACCATTGTGGGTATTGTGGAGGCCATGAAGGTCTTCAACGAGTTGCCGGCAGAAATTTCTGGAAAAATTGTGGCCGTTCTGGTCGAAAATGGCGAGCCGGTGGAGTACGGGCAGCCCCTGTTCAAGGTGGATACGCAGGGCTGA
- the accC gene encoding acetyl-CoA carboxylase biotin carboxylase subunit has product MFKRILIANRGEIALRVLRACREMGIETVAVFSEADRGSAYLELANEAYCIGPAKASESYLRYDRVISAAEIGNAQAIHPGYGFLSENAHFAEVCRSCQIEFIGPPHEAMALLGDKNAARALAKKVGVPVVPGSEGTVETEAEALRVAREIGYPVLIKAAAGGGGKGMRIAVNEHSLKSALQQAQQEAEAAFGNGAVYLEKYIEHPRHVEVQAIGDHYGNVVHLWERDCTIQRRHQKLIEESPAPNLPREVRQAICESAVKLLKAANYYNAGTVEFLVDRQFNFYFIEVNARIQVEHPVTEMVTGLDLIKLQIKVAAGEPLPFKQEDVEHRGVAIECRINAEDPERGFRPSPGRIERIFVPGGPGVRFDSHVYPGYVVSPHYDSMIGKLIVHRPTRAEAIAAMKSALEELRIEGIKTTVELSKAILSHPTFVDARADTTFVERTFLPSQQQEEKK; this is encoded by the coding sequence ATGTTCAAACGGATTCTGATTGCCAATCGAGGAGAAATCGCCCTTCGGGTGCTACGAGCCTGTCGCGAGATGGGCATCGAAACGGTAGCCGTCTTCAGCGAAGCGGATCGCGGGTCGGCTTATCTGGAGCTTGCGAACGAGGCGTACTGCATCGGACCGGCCAAGGCTTCTGAAAGTTATCTCCGTTACGATCGCGTGATCAGCGCCGCCGAGATCGGGAATGCTCAGGCGATTCATCCCGGGTACGGGTTTCTCTCCGAGAATGCTCACTTTGCGGAAGTCTGCCGTAGTTGCCAGATTGAGTTTATCGGTCCTCCGCACGAGGCGATGGCACTGTTAGGGGATAAAAACGCGGCGCGGGCCCTGGCCAAGAAGGTCGGGGTGCCGGTGGTACCGGGAAGCGAGGGCACAGTAGAGACGGAGGCAGAGGCCCTCCGGGTTGCCCGGGAGATCGGTTATCCGGTCCTCATCAAGGCGGCGGCCGGAGGCGGTGGCAAGGGAATGCGCATTGCCGTCAACGAACATTCTCTCAAGTCCGCTCTCCAGCAAGCGCAGCAGGAGGCTGAAGCCGCCTTTGGGAATGGTGCCGTTTATCTGGAAAAATACATCGAGCATCCCCGGCATGTGGAGGTCCAGGCCATCGGGGATCACTACGGCAATGTCGTCCATCTCTGGGAGCGGGACTGCACGATCCAACGCCGTCATCAAAAGTTGATTGAGGAAAGTCCCGCCCCCAATCTGCCTCGCGAAGTCCGCCAGGCGATTTGTGAGTCGGCTGTGAAACTCCTGAAAGCCGCGAATTATTACAACGCGGGGACTGTCGAGTTCCTGGTGGATCGGCAATTCAACTTCTATTTCATCGAGGTCAATGCCCGGATTCAGGTGGAACATCCCGTCACGGAGATGGTGACCGGGCTGGATCTCATCAAGCTCCAGATCAAGGTGGCAGCGGGAGAGCCGTTGCCATTCAAACAGGAAGACGTGGAGCACCGCGGGGTGGCCATCGAATGCCGGATCAACGCGGAAGATCCCGAGCGGGGATTTCGGCCGTCGCCGGGTCGAATCGAACGGATTTTTGTACCAGGAGGCCCCGGGGTTCGGTTCGATTCCCACGTGTATCCTGGATATGTGGTGTCGCCGCATTATGATTCAATGATTGGCAAGCTGATTGTGCACCGGCCCACAAGGGCCGAGGCGATCGCGGCGATGAAAAGCGCCCTGGAGGAGTTGCGGATCGAAGGGATCAAAACAACGGTTGAGCTGAGCAAGGCGATCCTCTCTCACCCGACGTTTGTCGACGCGCGGGCGGACACCACCTTCGTGGAGCGAACATTTCTCCCCAGCCAGCAGCAGGAGGAGAAAAAGTAA